Proteins from a single region of Pseudopedobacter saltans DSM 12145:
- a CDS encoding heavy metal translocating P-type ATPase: MPTATKTTCYHCGNDCYTEEFQHAEKEFCCSGCLSVYQILTKSNLSNYYKLNRHPGESRISVTDKYLYLDEEEFVNKLIDYRDSQKTILTFYIPAIHCSSCIWLLERLNSLDDGIIENRVDFLKKQVHIQFNQSKTSLRKLVELLASIGYEPLISLNDVIKENKAIKDDTPTKIAVAGFCFGNIMMLSFPSYFGLSEAEAQFGQFFGLINVLLCFPVFFYSGRDYFKNAYHSLANRVLDINFPLALGILVMFVRTLAEWTFGLGEGYADSLAGLVFFLNVGKYMQNRTYYHLSFERDYRSFFPVAVQVVKENGEEIPTPLENLKKGDRIRVKNQEIIPADSILLRGEGLIDFSFVTGESQPVNKVLGEIIYAGGRQTGKSLELEVVKPVSQSYLTSLWNNEVFDKHQQNKIKTFLSVVSHYFSIILLIIAFGSLIYWLPIDWKVGVSAFTAVLIIACPCALALSTPFTMSTALSILDKNKFYLKNTDVVEQLAAVNTITFDKTGTVSISEVQGVVFKGIMEENEKQLIYNVCKNSSHPHSIRISNFLGKRKDIKIDNYEEILGKGIKAIVEGECVLIGSSSFVTGISQKEIETPEVHIKIDNKYIGFFQIKQRFREDLDVLLTSLNKDYQTYLLSGDTEQDAVVLNQFFKSKDDLKFKQSPEDKLNFIKSKQENGSKVLMVGDGLNDSGALKQSDAGIAVTDNINNFTPGSDAVLDGTMLNKLPDFLRFCKSSVKVIHKSFCISLVYNVFGLAFAVSGQLSPLFAAILMPLSTITIISFTTLAVRASAKKIGLL, encoded by the coding sequence TCGTCATCCCGGAGAATCCAGAATTTCAGTTACAGATAAGTATCTTTATTTAGATGAAGAGGAGTTTGTAAATAAACTGATTGACTACAGAGATTCACAGAAAACCATTTTAACTTTCTACATTCCGGCAATTCACTGTAGCTCCTGTATTTGGCTACTGGAAAGGCTTAATTCATTAGACGATGGAATCATAGAAAACCGTGTGGATTTCTTAAAGAAACAGGTGCACATTCAGTTTAATCAAAGCAAGACCAGTCTTAGAAAGCTGGTAGAGCTATTGGCAAGCATAGGGTATGAACCTTTAATCAGCTTAAATGACGTTATTAAAGAAAATAAAGCTATAAAAGATGATACACCTACGAAAATAGCCGTCGCGGGGTTCTGTTTTGGTAATATCATGATGCTTAGTTTCCCCTCTTATTTCGGTTTATCGGAAGCAGAAGCTCAATTTGGACAGTTTTTTGGTTTAATCAATGTATTGCTTTGTTTTCCTGTTTTCTTTTACTCCGGTCGTGATTATTTTAAAAACGCCTACCATAGTTTAGCGAATAGGGTTTTGGATATAAATTTCCCCTTAGCTTTGGGTATATTAGTAATGTTTGTAAGGACATTGGCAGAATGGACTTTCGGTTTAGGAGAAGGTTACGCAGATAGTCTGGCAGGATTAGTATTTTTCTTAAATGTTGGAAAATACATGCAAAACAGAACGTATTATCATCTTTCTTTTGAACGCGATTATCGGTCTTTTTTCCCGGTTGCTGTTCAGGTTGTGAAGGAAAATGGAGAAGAAATTCCAACTCCTTTGGAGAATTTGAAGAAGGGGGATCGGATTAGAGTTAAGAACCAGGAAATTATTCCTGCTGATTCGATTTTACTAAGAGGCGAGGGACTTATAGATTTTAGCTTTGTAACTGGCGAGTCTCAGCCAGTCAATAAGGTACTAGGAGAAATAATATATGCTGGTGGAAGGCAAACAGGTAAATCTTTGGAATTGGAAGTTGTAAAACCTGTTTCACAAAGTTATTTAACTAGTTTATGGAATAATGAAGTATTTGACAAACATCAGCAAAATAAAATAAAAACCTTTTTAAGTGTTGTTAGCCATTATTTCAGCATTATTCTATTAATAATCGCTTTTGGATCCTTAATTTATTGGTTACCCATAGATTGGAAAGTAGGTGTTTCTGCATTTACCGCAGTATTGATTATAGCTTGTCCTTGTGCGCTTGCTTTAAGTACACCATTTACAATGTCTACAGCATTAAGCATTTTAGATAAGAACAAATTCTACCTTAAAAATACTGATGTTGTAGAGCAATTAGCTGCTGTAAACACAATAACTTTTGATAAAACAGGTACAGTAAGCATTTCTGAAGTGCAGGGAGTTGTTTTTAAAGGAATAATGGAGGAGAACGAAAAGCAACTAATTTATAATGTTTGTAAAAACTCTTCACATCCACATAGTATAAGGATTTCCAATTTCTTAGGAAAGCGTAAAGACATCAAGATAGATAATTATGAAGAAATACTTGGTAAAGGAATAAAAGCGATTGTAGAAGGAGAATGTGTTCTGATAGGAAGTAGTTCTTTCGTTACCGGAATTTCGCAAAAAGAAATAGAAACACCTGAAGTACATATTAAAATAGATAATAAGTATATTGGTTTTTTTCAGATAAAACAACGATTTAGAGAAGATTTAGATGTTTTATTGACTTCTTTAAATAAAGACTACCAGACTTATTTATTGTCTGGAGATACCGAACAAGATGCAGTTGTTCTGAATCAGTTTTTTAAAAGTAAAGACGATTTGAAATTTAAGCAATCACCAGAAGATAAACTAAACTTTATCAAATCTAAACAGGAGAATGGCTCTAAGGTACTAATGGTAGGTGACGGGCTGAATGACTCCGGAGCTTTAAAGCAAAGCGACGCAGGCATTGCTGTAACAGATAATATTAATAATTTTACTCCAGGCAGTGATGCAGTCTTGGATGGAACTATGTTAAATAAGTTGCCGGATTTCCTAAGATTTTGCAAATCGTCAGTAAAGGTGATTCATAAATCTTTTTGTATATCTTTAGTTTATAATGTATTTGGATTGGCATTTGCTGTTTCTGGACAATTGTCTCCATTATTTGCAGCTATATTGATGCCGTTAAGTACGATAACAATTATTTCGTTTACAACATTGGCAGTAAGAGCATCTGCAAAAAAAATAGGATTATTATGA
- the queG gene encoding tRNA epoxyqueuosine(34) reductase QueG, producing MNEQQKLKYSEMIKAEAKRLGFLFCGISKAEFLEEEASRLEKWLRNDYQGEMAYMNNHFDKRLDPRLLVDGAKSVISIALNYYTDAKQNDESAPKISKYAYGTDYHFVIKDKLKSLHHFIEENIGAVSGRAFVDSAPVLDKAWAKKGGLGWVGKNANIINNKSGSFFFLGELIVDMELAYDVPFSTDHCGTCTRCIDACPTEAIVSPYVVDGSKCISYLTIELKEEIPHSFKNKMDNWMFGCDVCQNVCPWNRFSVIHQEEAFNPHPDLLEMSKRDWEEITEEVFGKVFKKSAVKRTKIAGLKRNITFIKTVE from the coding sequence ATGAACGAGCAACAGAAATTGAAATACAGTGAAATGATAAAAGCCGAGGCCAAACGCTTAGGTTTTTTGTTTTGTGGTATTTCAAAAGCCGAATTCCTTGAAGAAGAAGCTTCCCGATTAGAAAAATGGCTCCGAAATGATTATCAAGGCGAAATGGCTTACATGAACAATCATTTCGATAAGAGACTGGATCCAAGGCTTTTGGTGGATGGTGCTAAATCTGTTATCTCCATTGCATTGAACTATTATACCGATGCAAAACAAAACGATGAATCTGCTCCTAAAATTTCAAAGTACGCTTATGGCACAGACTATCATTTTGTTATAAAAGATAAGTTGAAATCACTTCATCATTTTATTGAAGAAAATATTGGAGCGGTATCAGGACGGGCATTTGTCGATTCGGCACCTGTTCTGGATAAAGCCTGGGCCAAAAAAGGCGGATTAGGATGGGTTGGAAAAAATGCCAATATCATAAATAATAAAAGTGGTTCGTTCTTCTTTTTAGGCGAATTAATCGTCGATATGGAACTGGCTTATGATGTTCCTTTTTCGACTGATCATTGTGGGACATGTACAAGATGTATAGACGCCTGCCCTACAGAAGCAATAGTATCGCCTTATGTAGTCGATGGAAGTAAATGTATTTCTTATCTCACGATAGAACTGAAAGAAGAAATTCCCCATTCTTTTAAAAATAAAATGGATAACTGGATGTTTGGCTGTGATGTCTGCCAAAATGTTTGTCCGTGGAATCGCTTTTCTGTAATCCATCAGGAAGAAGCTTTTAATCCGCATCCGGATTTACTGGAAATGTCAAAAAGAGATTGGGAAGAAATTACTGAAGAGGTGTTTGGCAAAGTCTTTAAAAAATCTGCTGTTAAGCGTACTAAAATAGCCGGTTTGAAGCGGAACATCACTTTTATAAAGACGGTAGAATAA
- a CDS encoding FadR/GntR family transcriptional regulator, translated as MIIKKSLAESVSDKIKNQILSGFYKSGDKLPIEPELMKDFGVGRSSIREAVKLLVNSGYLRVQQGLGTFVEDASNIKNPLDKNFSKANLEDLDEVRRLLEMKIAEKAAFNRSEEDIRSMKAYLLERKLQAVTGNLEECVKADLNFHTSIAIASKNEIFFELYRTAAKHLKKWFMNHYSNTGSFIETQALHENLLQAIIDKKPNDAWAVAEKIIKWH; from the coding sequence ATGATTATTAAAAAATCCTTAGCAGAATCTGTTTCCGATAAGATAAAAAACCAAATCCTATCAGGCTTTTATAAATCCGGAGATAAACTGCCTATTGAACCAGAACTAATGAAAGATTTTGGAGTCGGCAGATCCAGTATCAGAGAAGCCGTAAAGCTATTGGTCAATTCAGGTTATTTAAGAGTTCAACAAGGACTTGGAACTTTCGTAGAAGACGCATCTAACATAAAGAACCCGTTGGACAAAAATTTCAGTAAGGCCAATCTGGAAGATTTAGATGAAGTACGGCGCCTTTTAGAAATGAAAATAGCCGAAAAGGCTGCCTTTAACCGATCTGAAGAGGATATCAGATCCATGAAAGCGTATCTCCTTGAAAGAAAGCTACAGGCCGTTACGGGAAATTTGGAGGAATGTGTAAAAGCAGATCTCAATTTTCATACATCTATCGCTATTGCTTCAAAAAATGAAATATTTTTTGAACTATACCGAACCGCTGCGAAACATTTGAAAAAATGGTTTATGAATCATTATTCCAATACAGGTTCTTTTATTGAAACACAAGCTCTACACGAAAACCTATTACAGGCAATCATAGATAAAAAGCCCAATGACGCTTGGGCTGTAGCAGAAAAGATAATCAAATGGCATTAA
- a CDS encoding MFS transporter, with the protein MEAQEQYLQQDANKIAQKTIYTILFTISFTHLINDLIQSVIPSLYPLIKQNFNLTYAQIGLITLTYQLTASILQPFIGSYTDKKPKPFSLVIGMSSTTVGLILLAFSNTFAQLLLSVSFVGIGSSIFHPESSRVAHMASGGKKGLAQSIFQLGGNTGSAIGPLLAALIVIPHGQTHILWFTVIGVMGLIILTKIGKWYNNHLYLKKQTAKPIHDGSLKLSKGRITSALIILLVLIFSKYFYMASLTSYLTFFLIEKFNVSVQESQMYLFLFLAAIAIGTIIGGPLGDRFGRKYIIWISILGAAPFTLLLPHVNLFWTAALSLVIGVIIASAFSAILVYATDLLPGKVGMIAGLFFGFAFGMGGVGSALLGWLADKTDIFYVFNICSFLPLLGIITGFLPNIEPKKAQ; encoded by the coding sequence ATGGAAGCTCAAGAACAATACCTTCAACAAGACGCTAATAAAATAGCACAAAAAACAATTTACACGATTTTATTTACAATCAGCTTTACTCACCTGATTAATGATTTGATACAATCGGTAATCCCTTCTTTATATCCTTTAATCAAACAAAACTTTAATCTCACTTATGCACAAATAGGATTAATCACGCTCACCTATCAGCTTACAGCTTCTATTTTACAGCCATTTATTGGAAGTTATACAGACAAAAAGCCAAAACCATTCTCTTTGGTTATTGGAATGTCCAGTACAACAGTGGGGCTTATCTTATTAGCTTTTTCAAATACTTTCGCACAATTACTTCTTTCTGTTAGTTTTGTCGGGATAGGATCGTCAATATTTCATCCGGAATCTTCCAGAGTAGCACATATGGCCTCCGGAGGTAAAAAAGGCTTGGCCCAGTCAATTTTCCAACTGGGGGGAAATACGGGAAGTGCTATCGGACCTTTACTAGCTGCATTGATTGTTATTCCTCATGGACAAACTCACATACTATGGTTCACCGTTATTGGTGTGATGGGACTAATTATTCTTACAAAGATTGGAAAATGGTACAACAATCATTTATACCTGAAAAAGCAAACAGCCAAACCTATTCATGACGGTAGTTTAAAGCTGTCAAAAGGCAGAATAACGTCGGCGCTGATTATTTTATTAGTCCTGATATTCTCCAAATACTTTTATATGGCCAGCCTTACAAGCTATCTAACTTTCTTTTTAATAGAAAAGTTTAATGTTTCTGTTCAGGAATCACAGATGTATCTGTTTTTATTTCTGGCAGCAATTGCAATTGGGACGATTATAGGCGGCCCACTTGGTGATAGGTTTGGAAGGAAATATATTATCTGGATTTCCATTTTAGGTGCGGCTCCTTTTACTTTGCTACTACCTCATGTTAATTTATTCTGGACAGCAGCTCTTTCTCTCGTTATAGGAGTTATTATTGCTTCCGCCTTCTCAGCAATTTTAGTGTACGCTACAGATCTTCTCCCTGGTAAAGTAGGAATGATAGCAGGATTATTCTTTGGCTTTGCTTTCGGAATGGGAGGAGTCGGATCCGCGCTTTTAGGGTGGCTGGCAGATAAAACAGATATTTTTTATGTATTCAATATTTGTTCGTTCCTTCCTTTGCTGGGAATTATCACAGGTTTTCTACCTAATATCGAACCTAAAAAGGCTCAATAA
- a CDS encoding MBL fold metallo-hydrolase RNA specificity domain-containing protein has translation MKLTCWGAAKQVTGSMHLLDIDNYRILIDCGLDYEGGKDLSHNANFPFNPAEIDLIILTHAHIDHSGNIPTLIKEGYKGQILCTPPTAELSQLLLSDAVNLFFNKKKGNPKGRRKLRNRSQADLYTAPLYLQKHVMDTADRMVTVAYHKQFQIRDNISLEFIPTGHLLGAAACKLTVSDNGVQKTITFTGDIGRQNSPVLVDPEILSQTEYLVCESTYGGKHHSTDSTIEETLIKHITETCLEQPGRLIIPAFSVGRTQALVYSLNKIFSKKLLPPIPVFVDSPLANRATEVYRKYKNYVNEEAEAFYETYGDKFEFENLSYVKELKESKEIADHFEPCIIISSAGMLEGGRIQDHLFHNIQNIYAKILFIGYCSEGTLGHRLLRGDAFIRLKGKDLAVFAKIDKTDLFSGHADHQDILDYIAAIPKKPKRIFLVHGEQSSMLALKNDLENKDYQVSLPEKGMVFEL, from the coding sequence ATGAAACTAACATGTTGGGGTGCTGCTAAACAGGTAACTGGCAGTATGCACCTTTTAGATATTGACAATTATAGAATTCTGATTGATTGTGGTCTTGATTATGAAGGAGGGAAAGATTTATCTCATAACGCTAATTTCCCTTTTAATCCAGCCGAGATTGATCTGATTATACTTACTCATGCACATATTGACCATTCTGGAAATATTCCAACCTTAATTAAAGAAGGTTACAAAGGGCAGATTTTATGTACCCCACCTACCGCAGAACTTAGTCAGTTACTGCTTAGTGATGCTGTAAATTTATTTTTCAATAAAAAGAAAGGTAATCCAAAAGGTCGGAGAAAATTGAGAAACAGAAGCCAGGCTGATCTTTATACCGCGCCGTTGTATCTGCAAAAGCATGTAATGGATACTGCGGACAGAATGGTTACCGTAGCTTATCATAAGCAATTTCAGATTAGAGACAATATTTCACTGGAATTTATTCCAACAGGACATTTATTGGGCGCCGCTGCCTGTAAATTAACTGTGTCTGACAATGGCGTTCAAAAGACAATTACTTTTACGGGAGATATTGGTAGACAAAACTCACCTGTTTTGGTTGATCCTGAAATATTATCGCAAACAGAATATCTGGTTTGCGAATCTACTTACGGAGGCAAACATCATTCTACGGATTCAACAATAGAAGAAACTTTAATAAAACATATAACCGAAACCTGTTTAGAGCAACCTGGAAGGTTAATTATTCCTGCTTTTTCTGTCGGGCGTACACAGGCACTGGTTTATTCACTTAATAAGATATTTTCTAAAAAATTACTTCCTCCTATTCCTGTATTTGTCGACAGTCCTTTGGCCAATCGGGCTACCGAGGTCTATAGAAAGTATAAAAATTATGTTAATGAAGAAGCTGAAGCATTTTATGAAACCTATGGAGATAAATTTGAATTCGAAAATTTGTCTTATGTAAAGGAATTAAAAGAAAGCAAAGAAATTGCCGATCATTTCGAACCCTGTATCATTATTTCTTCTGCAGGAATGCTTGAAGGGGGTAGAATTCAAGACCATCTTTTCCATAACATCCAAAATATTTACGCCAAGATTTTATTTATTGGCTATTGCTCAGAAGGCACTTTAGGTCATCGCTTACTACGGGGAGATGCTTTTATTAGGCTAAAAGGGAAAGATTTAGCTGTATTTGCAAAAATAGATAAGACAGATTTGTTTAGCGGCCATGCCGATCATCAAGACATCCTGGATTACATTGCTGCAATTCCTAAAAAGCCCAAACGGATATTTCTGGTACATGGCGAGCAATCCAGTATGCTGGCTTTAAAGAATGATTTAGAAAATAAAGATTATCAGGTAAGCCTGCCGGAAAAGGGAATGGTATTTGAGCTTTAG
- the ccoS gene encoding cbb3-type cytochrome oxidase assembly protein CcoS — protein sequence MKAIFFLIGCSVLVALLFLIAFLWAQRSGQNEDLYTPSVRMLFDDDGTEKDE from the coding sequence ATGAAAGCGATTTTCTTTTTAATAGGATGTAGTGTACTGGTAGCTCTCCTGTTTCTGATAGCCTTCTTATGGGCTCAAAGGAGTGGACAAAACGAAGATTTATATACTCCATCGGTTAGAATGTTGTTTGATGACGATGGAACTGAAAAAGATGAATAA
- a CDS encoding DUF3307 domain-containing protein — protein MYIFILKLILAHIIGDFSLQSNKWIAERNRNGAHSKYLYYHIGVHTLLILLFFIGSLSEYWLGLLIILISHFFIDLGKIYLEKKSTGYKLLLFTLDQLLHIIVIALVFYGYFGNVEMITMSLSIETIMLYAIAFLMVTSVAPTLLKLFFNKWYSALKENDESLDTDSLKDAGKYIGILERILIVTFISINFLEGIGYLLAAKSIFRFGDLTNSKDKKLTEYILLGTLISFSIALIVGLILRELLNLL, from the coding sequence ATGTACATCTTCATCCTAAAATTAATATTGGCGCATATTATTGGCGATTTCTCGCTGCAAAGTAATAAATGGATTGCGGAGAGGAACAGAAATGGCGCTCACTCTAAGTACCTGTATTATCATATAGGAGTACATACCTTACTCATATTGCTATTTTTTATAGGATCATTATCGGAATATTGGTTAGGTTTACTCATAATTCTTATATCTCATTTTTTCATAGATCTGGGAAAGATTTATCTGGAAAAAAAGTCAACGGGTTATAAATTGCTACTTTTCACCTTAGATCAGCTATTGCATATAATTGTAATCGCATTGGTTTTTTATGGATATTTTGGAAATGTAGAGATGATAACTATGTCATTATCTATTGAAACGATAATGCTTTATGCAATTGCATTTTTAATGGTTACATCTGTAGCTCCTACCCTGCTCAAATTGTTTTTCAATAAATGGTATAGCGCCTTAAAAGAAAACGATGAATCTCTGGACACAGATTCGCTGAAAGACGCGGGAAAATATATCGGTATTTTAGAACGAATCCTGATTGTTACATTTATCAGTATCAATTTTCTGGAAGGAATAGGATATTTGCTGGCTGCGAAATCTATATTTAGATTTGGCGACCTCACAAACTCCAAAGACAAAAAACTAACGGAATATATTTTGTTAGGCACATTGATAAGCTTTTCTATAGCCCTAATTGTCGGGTTAATCTTGCGAGAATTATTAAATCTTTTATAA